The following are from one region of the Denitrobacterium detoxificans genome:
- a CDS encoding ATPase, with translation MDETGVLGLIEELSILLEDAKPVFGKGNLRQVDVAAAFEIIDDIRDAFPSEFAQSRQIVRERQSLLDDAEAEATRMIEDARSQALTIAGEQEIVRISQQQADTIMAEARELERETRAGAEDYADEVFGHVEQSLDTLLSNVRRCRERLNSNSFGSGR, from the coding sequence ATGGACGAAACAGGGGTTTTGGGGCTTATCGAGGAGCTTTCTATCCTCCTGGAAGATGCGAAGCCCGTCTTTGGCAAGGGCAACCTGCGCCAGGTAGACGTTGCTGCCGCCTTCGAAATCATCGATGACATTCGCGACGCGTTCCCGAGCGAATTCGCTCAGTCTCGCCAGATCGTGCGCGAGCGTCAGAGCTTGCTCGACGACGCCGAGGCTGAGGCCACCCGCATGATCGAGGATGCCCGCAGCCAGGCGCTCACCATTGCCGGCGAACAGGAAATCGTGCGCATTTCCCAGCAGCAGGCCGACACCATCATGGCTGAGGCCCGTGAGCTCGAGCGCGAGACCCGCGCGGGTGCCGAAGACTACGCCGACGAGGTATTTGGCCACGTGGAGCAGAGCCTCGACACGCTGCTCTCCAATGTGCGCCGTTGCCGCGAGCGTCTGAATTCCAACTCGTTTGGCAGTGGTCGATAG
- a CDS encoding YceD family protein: MDSTTIEIPSELFAPAESSSYSGVFELPELVAGPDVYAFAEPLAWNVIVSNTGDALLVSGTVTGLATTACARCLDPIEVDFQGDIEGYFLIGEAETPEDMDEDEFERLDDSNTIDLVPLMKAALLVDTPLVPLCRDDCKGICPDCGANLNEGDCGCASKREAERLAEAEAANPFAALKNLTFDE, translated from the coding sequence ATGGATTCCACAACTATCGAAATCCCATCCGAGCTCTTCGCCCCTGCGGAGAGCTCTTCCTATTCGGGCGTATTCGAGCTGCCCGAATTGGTTGCTGGCCCCGATGTCTACGCATTTGCCGAACCCCTTGCCTGGAACGTCATCGTGTCCAATACGGGCGATGCGCTGCTGGTAAGCGGTACGGTCACCGGGTTGGCCACCACGGCGTGCGCTCGTTGTCTCGATCCTATCGAGGTCGATTTTCAGGGCGATATCGAGGGCTACTTCCTCATCGGGGAAGCGGAGACGCCCGAAGATATGGACGAAGACGAGTTCGAGCGACTCGACGACTCCAACACCATCGATCTGGTGCCGCTCATGAAGGCCGCGTTGCTGGTCGACACTCCGCTCGTTCCGCTGTGTCGCGACGATTGCAAGGGCATTTGCCCCGACTGCGGCGCCAACTTGAACGAAGGCGATTGCGGTTGCGCTTCGAAGCGCGAGGCCGAACGCTTGGCGGAAGCCGAAGCCGCAAATCCGTTTGCCGCGCTGAAGAACCTTACGTTCGACGAGTAG
- the rpmF gene encoding 50S ribosomal protein L32 produces the protein MAVPKRKTGRARTHSRRSANDKIAAPARSLCPKCGEVKLPHRVCPNCGFYRDREVIETA, from the coding sequence ATGGCAGTACCTAAACGCAAAACGGGCCGTGCTCGCACGCATTCCCGCCGTTCCGCTAACGACAAGATCGCAGCTCCCGCTCGTTCTCTGTGCCCGAAGTGCGGCGAAGTGAAGCTCCCGCATCGCGTGTGCCCGAACTGCGGTTTCTATCGCGACCGCGAGGTCATCGAGACGGCTTAG
- the plsX gene encoding phosphate acyltransferase PlsX has product MSQPVTIAVDALGGDAGASVVLPGVEAALSEDASLSVLLCGPEEVVVPFCASHERCEAVVTTEEIAMGEHPAQAVRKKKDSSLVVGCRMVKEGKAQGFFSAGSTGAVLTAGTLVIGRIKGVARPALCTVLPTPTSDVVMCDVGANADCKPEYLVQFAQMASIYAEKVLGRENPRVALLNIGSEEAKGSQFAQTCHALLKEQVPNFAGNAEGNDVLAATFDVYVTDGFTGNVCLKTIEGTSKALFGAIKGAFTKSPLTMLGAMLVKGGLRELKDKVSSDRMGAAPVLGVKGACMVGHGSSNEIAIKNGIHAAAKTVRLQVSELIAQAVSSPAVSGKIDKSE; this is encoded by the coding sequence ATGAGCCAACCTGTAACCATCGCCGTAGACGCCTTGGGTGGGGACGCGGGTGCTTCCGTAGTTCTGCCCGGAGTCGAAGCCGCTCTCTCCGAAGATGCCTCGCTGTCCGTTCTGCTCTGCGGACCCGAGGAGGTCGTGGTTCCGTTCTGCGCTTCCCATGAACGCTGCGAAGCCGTAGTGACCACCGAGGAAATCGCCATGGGCGAGCATCCTGCCCAGGCGGTTCGCAAGAAGAAGGACTCTTCGCTCGTGGTTGGCTGTCGTATGGTGAAGGAAGGGAAGGCCCAGGGCTTCTTTTCTGCTGGCTCTACGGGTGCCGTCCTTACGGCGGGTACGCTCGTCATTGGTCGCATCAAGGGCGTAGCGCGTCCTGCCCTCTGCACGGTTCTCCCCACGCCTACGAGCGACGTCGTCATGTGCGACGTAGGCGCCAATGCCGATTGCAAGCCGGAATACCTGGTGCAATTTGCGCAGATGGCATCCATTTACGCCGAGAAGGTGCTTGGTCGCGAAAACCCCCGCGTCGCGCTTCTGAACATCGGTTCCGAAGAGGCCAAGGGCAGCCAGTTCGCCCAGACGTGCCACGCCCTGCTGAAGGAGCAGGTTCCCAATTTCGCGGGGAATGCCGAAGGCAACGACGTGCTTGCCGCTACGTTCGACGTGTACGTTACCGACGGATTCACGGGCAATGTGTGCCTGAAGACCATCGAGGGCACCTCGAAGGCGCTTTTCGGTGCCATCAAGGGCGCGTTCACGAAGAGCCCCCTTACCATGCTGGGCGCTATGCTCGTAAAGGGTGGTCTGCGCGAGCTGAAGGATAAGGTTTCCTCCGATCGTATGGGCGCGGCTCCCGTTTTGGGCGTCAAGGGCGCTTGCATGGTGGGGCATGGCTCTTCCAATGAAATCGCCATCAAGAACGGCATTCACGCCGCCGCGAAGACGGTCCGCCTGCAGGTTTCTGAATTAATCGCGCAAGCCGTCTCTTCACCTGCAGTTTCGGGTAAAATAGATAAATCTGAATAG
- the rnc gene encoding ribonuclease III: MNGIPRDEQRKKLDLAQDILGYRFTNERYLLSAITHPSAVEGKPVKFSYERLEFLGDSILGAVVADAAFHKFSEIDEGGLTRIKVSLVSGASLSHVASELGFADFIIFGLSERGTGRRGLHSALENVYEAIVAALYLDGGMDAAREFISKTLLGYMSIDMAREPENPKSVLQEKLQEDGITPTYKLIETQGPPHDRTFVTQVYAGLQALARGVGRTKKESESQAAQSALTQMSFNSAKTEREIQREQKAARRAERKAEREAEKARKVEMKSKKKSSSSEQG, translated from the coding sequence ATGAATGGTATTCCGCGCGACGAGCAGCGTAAGAAGCTCGACCTAGCGCAGGACATTCTTGGGTACCGCTTCACCAACGAGCGGTACCTCCTCTCCGCCATCACGCATCCGTCGGCGGTGGAGGGCAAGCCCGTAAAGTTTTCGTACGAGCGCTTGGAATTCCTGGGCGATAGCATTCTGGGTGCCGTGGTGGCCGATGCGGCATTTCACAAGTTTTCTGAAATCGACGAAGGCGGGCTCACGCGCATCAAGGTTTCGCTCGTAAGTGGCGCCTCGCTTTCCCATGTGGCGAGCGAGCTCGGCTTCGCCGATTTCATCATCTTTGGCCTTTCCGAACGTGGAACGGGCCGTCGTGGCCTGCATTCCGCGCTGGAAAACGTCTACGAGGCCATCGTGGCCGCGTTGTATCTCGACGGTGGCATGGATGCTGCGCGCGAGTTCATTTCCAAAACGCTTCTTGGCTATATGAGCATCGACATGGCTCGCGAGCCCGAAAACCCGAAGAGCGTTCTACAGGAAAAGCTCCAGGAAGATGGCATTACGCCTACGTATAAGCTCATCGAAACGCAAGGCCCTCCGCACGACCGCACCTTCGTAACGCAGGTGTATGCAGGCTTGCAGGCCCTGGCCCGTGGCGTTGGCCGCACGAAGAAGGAAAGCGAAAGCCAGGCAGCTCAGAGCGCCCTTACGCAGATGTCCTTCAACTCCGCGAAAACCGAGCGCGAAATCCAGCGCGAGCAGAAGGCTGCTCGTCGAGCCGAGCGCAAGGCCGAGCGTGAAGCGGAAAAGGCCCGCAAGGTCGAAATGAAGAGCAAGAAAAAGTCCTCGTCTTCCGAGCAGGGATAG
- the smc gene encoding chromosome segregation protein SMC has product MYLKSLVLKGFKSFADRSVLGFEPGIAAVVGPNGSGKSNISDAVLWVLGERNAKNLRGQAMEDVIFAGSSARKPVGVAEVELVLDNSDGTLPVEFNDVSIMRRMYRSGESEYLINGTIARRMDVLDILHDSGLGTGTHSIIAQGHLAEILQSKPEDRRALIEEAAGVLKHKQRKAKSQRKLERMDEHLARVRDVVAEVERQVKPLERKAKRALQYRDVSKQLAQVNLELAVDDLRTLQRAWDETLKREQSLSSQLEGLRTQIEKTEAVSEELQKKLQAETAEAGVVATHQRRAQAASDKLDSNVLLLHERKRSIQSYLTDLQLQLQGSERSLQDLEERREQAQKQLDEAVAAREAADSAYAAARTHTQELQEKKRSLQQQLDDQTRKRRDALQELEGVRAAQARTQEILASSQAQQKLIATHAAELDERFAAAKAAVESAKSQADAMARDLEEAKKAESEARANVGAAVRKRDELRQALDEARDERATASALVKSLEELERARTAANPLLLWTKEHADDLQSRIAPFIDTLTAAPEVEALVTLLLGSDVEALFVEDEPSALAAATRIVASGETGSVSLLPRDGMRAAELPQVPEGARTLVSMLSYPESAAASVKALLGDVLICDDIASAQRVAAQVSGVRAVTLDGVIVWPNGKVTYALPGDDAENALAAHRELEAARDRLAAAQKAQELAQRALDESEEELRTVQSAVLSTSQDKAKLQGASDAAASQVKQAQSALDALKRESESIESQRTAAQQALEAAQPEAVSLDERATILSGTIDDAKNRIEALRDELAPVRAQADEASNALAEAKLAAATAKERTDYAKRMVIAREQDIRQAKKTREVARRNIERKTVAAHRIDPLLEVCRTLAEVSRVRSQRLEDASAASRELSAGLHEQINDARTKAKEAHDAFDESNELLSQVRVEKGRLEMQVETAIRTITDDCGTPLEVAMRTPELEDRAALEAESFKLQRRIANMGTINPDAAAEYEQLKTRYDYLQSQLDDMMAARRSLVKIVHVIDDRMKDDFVNTFEQVNANFQRIFRELFPGGSGELSLVDPDDPENTGVEVSAQPSGKRILKMSLMSGGEKSLVAMALLFAVYETRATPFYILDEIEAALDDTNLRRLVAYLDSIRDTTQFIMITHQRRTMEMADVLYGVSMQSDGVTKVMSQRLDAALRYAEG; this is encoded by the coding sequence GTGTATCTCAAGTCGCTCGTCTTGAAGGGATTCAAATCGTTTGCCGATCGTAGCGTGCTTGGCTTCGAGCCGGGCATTGCCGCGGTTGTGGGTCCCAACGGCTCGGGAAAGTCGAATATTTCCGATGCCGTTCTCTGGGTGCTGGGTGAACGTAACGCGAAGAATCTTCGTGGCCAGGCCATGGAAGACGTCATCTTTGCCGGCTCCTCGGCGCGCAAGCCCGTTGGCGTTGCCGAAGTCGAGCTCGTTCTCGATAATTCCGACGGCACGCTGCCCGTGGAATTCAACGACGTATCTATCATGCGCCGCATGTATCGCAGCGGCGAAAGCGAGTATCTCATCAATGGCACCATTGCCCGACGCATGGACGTGCTCGACATCCTGCACGACAGCGGACTGGGCACGGGAACGCATTCCATCATCGCCCAGGGCCATCTGGCCGAAATCCTGCAAAGCAAGCCGGAAGACCGTCGTGCCCTCATCGAAGAGGCTGCGGGCGTTTTGAAACACAAGCAGCGCAAGGCGAAGAGCCAGCGCAAGCTCGAGCGCATGGACGAGCATCTCGCACGTGTGCGCGACGTGGTGGCGGAAGTGGAACGCCAGGTAAAGCCTCTGGAGCGTAAGGCGAAGCGCGCTTTGCAATATCGCGATGTGAGCAAGCAACTTGCCCAGGTCAATCTGGAACTTGCCGTCGACGACCTCCGTACCCTCCAACGAGCGTGGGACGAAACGCTCAAGCGCGAGCAATCGTTGTCTTCGCAGCTCGAGGGCCTGCGTACGCAAATCGAGAAGACCGAGGCGGTTTCGGAGGAGCTGCAGAAGAAGCTCCAGGCCGAAACGGCCGAGGCGGGCGTCGTTGCCACGCACCAGCGCCGCGCCCAGGCCGCATCCGACAAGCTCGATTCGAACGTGCTGCTCCTGCATGAACGCAAGCGCTCCATCCAAAGTTACCTCACCGATCTGCAGTTGCAGCTGCAGGGTTCCGAGCGCTCGCTGCAAGATCTCGAAGAGCGTAGGGAACAGGCCCAAAAACAGCTCGATGAGGCTGTTGCCGCACGTGAAGCCGCCGATTCCGCCTATGCAGCAGCGCGCACGCACACGCAGGAGCTCCAGGAGAAGAAGCGCTCCCTGCAGCAGCAGCTCGACGATCAGACGCGCAAGCGTCGCGATGCGCTTCAGGAACTTGAAGGCGTTCGCGCGGCTCAGGCGCGTACTCAGGAAATCTTGGCAAGCAGTCAGGCTCAGCAGAAGCTCATTGCCACGCATGCTGCCGAACTCGACGAGCGCTTTGCCGCAGCCAAGGCTGCGGTGGAGTCGGCCAAATCGCAAGCCGATGCCATGGCGCGCGATTTGGAAGAGGCGAAGAAGGCCGAATCTGAGGCGCGGGCCAACGTGGGCGCGGCTGTGCGTAAGCGCGACGAGCTCCGCCAGGCGCTCGATGAGGCGCGTGACGAACGTGCGACTGCATCTGCCCTGGTAAAGAGCCTTGAAGAGCTTGAACGTGCGCGCACGGCAGCCAATCCGCTCTTGCTGTGGACCAAGGAACATGCAGACGACCTTCAATCGCGCATTGCTCCTTTCATTGATACCCTTACCGCGGCGCCCGAGGTCGAGGCGCTCGTAACGCTCTTGCTTGGCTCCGACGTCGAAGCGCTCTTCGTCGAAGACGAGCCAAGTGCCCTTGCTGCCGCTACGCGCATTGTCGCGTCGGGGGAGACGGGTTCCGTGTCGCTGCTTCCGCGTGACGGCATGCGCGCTGCGGAATTGCCCCAGGTTCCTGAGGGCGCCCGTACGCTCGTCTCCATGCTTTCGTATCCCGAATCCGCGGCTGCGTCGGTCAAGGCCCTTTTGGGCGACGTGCTCATCTGCGATGACATCGCCTCGGCGCAGCGTGTCGCCGCTCAGGTATCTGGCGTGCGCGCCGTTACGCTCGATGGCGTCATCGTGTGGCCCAATGGCAAGGTCACCTATGCGCTTCCGGGCGATGATGCGGAAAATGCACTGGCCGCCCATCGCGAGCTGGAAGCTGCGCGCGATCGTCTTGCTGCAGCCCAAAAGGCTCAGGAGCTTGCCCAGCGTGCGCTCGACGAATCCGAGGAAGAACTACGTACTGTGCAGTCGGCCGTGCTTTCCACCTCGCAAGACAAGGCGAAGCTGCAGGGCGCATCCGATGCCGCAGCTTCCCAGGTGAAGCAGGCGCAGTCCGCGCTTGACGCGCTCAAGCGCGAATCCGAGTCCATTGAATCCCAGCGTACGGCAGCGCAGCAGGCGCTCGAGGCCGCTCAGCCCGAAGCCGTTTCGCTCGACGAACGTGCGACCATTCTCTCGGGTACTATCGATGATGCGAAGAATCGCATCGAAGCGCTTCGTGACGAGCTTGCCCCCGTACGCGCCCAGGCCGATGAAGCCTCGAATGCGCTTGCGGAAGCCAAGCTCGCAGCCGCTACGGCCAAGGAGCGAACCGACTACGCTAAGCGTATGGTCATTGCCCGCGAACAGGACATTCGCCAGGCGAAGAAGACGCGCGAAGTAGCTCGTCGCAATATCGAGCGCAAGACGGTTGCCGCTCATCGCATCGACCCTCTGCTCGAGGTGTGCCGTACCCTTGCCGAAGTTTCGCGCGTTCGATCCCAGCGTTTGGAGGATGCCAGCGCGGCGTCTCGCGAGCTCTCCGCGGGCCTGCATGAGCAGATCAACGACGCTCGCACGAAGGCGAAGGAAGCGCATGATGCGTTCGACGAATCGAATGAGCTTCTCTCTCAGGTGCGCGTTGAGAAGGGCCGGCTTGAGATGCAGGTGGAAACCGCTATCCGCACCATTACCGACGATTGCGGCACGCCCTTGGAAGTTGCCATGCGCACGCCTGAACTGGAAGATCGTGCTGCGCTCGAGGCCGAATCGTTCAAGCTTCAACGTCGTATCGCCAACATGGGCACCATCAACCCCGATGCCGCTGCCGAGTACGAGCAGCTCAAGACGCGCTACGACTATCTCCAGTCGCAGCTCGACGACATGATGGCGGCTCGTCGCTCCCTCGTGAAGATCGTCCACGTCATCGACGATCGCATGAAGGACGATTTCGTGAATACGTTCGAGCAGGTGAATGCGAACTTCCAGCGCATCTTCCGCGAATTGTTCCCCGGTGGTTCGGGCGAGCTGTCCCTGGTGGATCCCGACGACCCCGAAAACACGGGCGTGGAAGTGAGCGCCCAGCCTAGCGGAAAGCGCATCCTGAAAATGTCGCTCATGTCGGGTGGCGAGAAGTCGCTGGTGGCAATGGCCTTGCTGTTTGCCGTGTACGAGACGCGCGCTACGCCGTTCTACATCCTCGACGAGATCGAGGCTGCGCTCGACGACACGAACCTGCGCAGGCTCGTTGCGTATCTCGATTCCATTCGCGATACTACTCAGTTCATTATGATTACGCATCAGCGTCGCACGATGGAAATGGCCGACGTGCTCTATGGCGTGTCGATGCAGTCAGACGGCGTTACGAAGGTTATGAGCCAGCGTCTCGATGCTGCTCTACGTTACGCGGAAGGATAA
- the ftsY gene encoding signal recognition particle-docking protein FtsY — protein MFESMKRGMQNTRQRFAERMNMLLDRGPDVDDDFWDGLEEALILADVGAPAACDIVERMRELATRQALPDAYAVMDALADQLAERFASTDVNLFDENPVLVLFVGINGAGKTTTVGKIAYSAKEAGRNVLLGSADTFRAAAIEQLEEWGRRANVEIVERERGSDPASVCYDTIERAEATNADLVLIDTAGRLHTSDDLMRELSKVVGVVRKRSSIPVKTVLVIDATTGQNGLSQARKFNDALDLDGLIVTKLDGTAKGGIALAVSYELGLPIAKIGVGEGLADLQDFDAREFSAALIGAEPVDESGEVATEEETAVASEEPAWQAPSEPEPEPEPEPEPEPEPEPEPEPEPEPEPEPEIEDEAEPEAEVDLVDEAEVEQEAPAEEPKKESRLKRAFKWMGF, from the coding sequence ATGTTTGAGAGTATGAAGCGGGGCATGCAGAACACGCGACAGCGTTTTGCCGAGCGCATGAACATGCTGCTCGATCGCGGTCCCGATGTTGACGATGATTTCTGGGATGGTCTGGAAGAGGCCCTCATTCTTGCCGATGTCGGCGCTCCTGCTGCGTGCGATATCGTCGAGCGCATGCGCGAGCTCGCCACGCGTCAGGCGCTTCCCGATGCGTATGCCGTTATGGATGCGCTCGCCGATCAGCTTGCCGAGCGTTTTGCCAGCACCGACGTGAACTTGTTCGACGAGAATCCCGTGTTGGTGCTGTTCGTGGGTATCAATGGTGCCGGCAAGACGACTACGGTGGGCAAGATTGCCTATTCCGCCAAGGAAGCGGGTCGAAACGTTCTGCTTGGCAGCGCCGATACGTTTCGTGCTGCCGCTATCGAGCAGCTCGAAGAGTGGGGAAGGCGCGCGAATGTCGAAATCGTCGAACGCGAGCGTGGTTCCGACCCCGCAAGCGTCTGCTACGACACGATCGAGCGCGCCGAGGCAACGAATGCCGATTTGGTGCTCATCGACACGGCGGGCCGTCTGCATACGTCCGACGACCTCATGCGCGAGCTGAGCAAGGTCGTTGGCGTCGTGCGCAAGCGTTCGAGCATTCCCGTGAAGACGGTCCTGGTCATCGATGCCACGACGGGCCAGAACGGCCTTTCCCAGGCGCGCAAGTTCAACGATGCCCTCGACCTCGACGGGCTTATTGTCACGAAGCTCGATGGCACGGCGAAGGGTGGCATCGCGCTTGCCGTTTCCTACGAGCTGGGTCTTCCCATTGCCAAGATTGGCGTGGGCGAGGGCCTTGCCGACCTGCAGGATTTCGACGCGCGAGAGTTTTCCGCGGCGCTCATCGGGGCCGAACCAGTAGACGAATCGGGCGAAGTTGCCACCGAGGAAGAAACTGCTGTTGCTAGCGAAGAGCCGGCATGGCAGGCTCCTTCTGAGCCTGAGCCTGAGCCTGAGCCTGAGCCTGAGCCTGAGCCTGAGCCTGAGCCTGAGCCTGAGCCTGAGCCTGAGCCTGAGCCCGAGCCCGAAATTGAAGACGAAGCAGAACCCGAGGCCGAAGTCGACCTTGTGGATGAAGCTGAAGTAGAGCAGGAAGCCCCTGCTGAAGAGCCCAAGAAGGAAAGTCGCCTGAAGCGCGCCTTCAAGTGGATGGGATTTTAG
- the ffh gene encoding signal recognition particle protein — MLENLSDRLQSIFGGLRSKGRLTEDDINAAMREIRMALLEADVNFKVVKSFVARTKERCLTAEVLDSLTPAQNVIKVVLDELTRLLGETDSRLVLSSRIPNVIMLVGLQGSGKTTASAKLAYLLKQQNHNPLLVACDVYRPAAADQLQTLGDEMGVRVYRGDGQDPVRIAKEGVQDAIDNLRDVVIIDTAGRLHVDEQMMQEARDIKEATKPDQILMVVDAMTGQDVVNVASAFAEQVDFDGVIMSKMDGDARGGGALSIREVTGKPIKFISQGEKPDSLEEFHPDRMAKRILGMGDVVSLIESATKLQEEQMEAEQTERMMKAQLNLNDFLEMNKRVRKMGGISKLVSALPGGDKALSQGQVDTSALDRMENIIFSMTAEERLHPDILNGSRRARIARGAGVSVTEVNQVMKKFNETKKMLKQMMPAEDMSSGRKGKKGKKRRRRGLPGMPGMNLKDLQKIQDMLDQ; from the coding sequence ATGCTCGAGAATCTTTCCGATCGCCTCCAGAGCATTTTTGGTGGCCTGCGTAGCAAGGGCAGGCTCACGGAAGACGATATCAATGCCGCCATGCGCGAGATTCGCATGGCTCTGCTCGAAGCCGACGTCAACTTCAAGGTCGTCAAGAGCTTCGTTGCGCGCACGAAGGAACGCTGCCTGACCGCGGAAGTGCTCGATTCGCTGACTCCGGCGCAGAACGTCATCAAGGTCGTTCTCGACGAGCTCACGCGCCTGCTGGGTGAAACCGATTCGCGCCTGGTGCTTTCCAGCCGCATCCCCAACGTGATCATGCTCGTGGGCCTTCAGGGTTCTGGTAAGACCACGGCATCCGCAAAGCTCGCGTACCTGCTGAAGCAGCAGAATCACAATCCGCTGCTCGTGGCTTGCGACGTCTATCGTCCTGCTGCGGCCGACCAGCTGCAAACGCTTGGCGACGAGATGGGCGTGCGCGTGTATCGCGGCGATGGGCAAGACCCGGTTCGCATTGCCAAGGAAGGCGTGCAGGACGCTATTGATAACCTGCGCGATGTCGTGATCATCGACACGGCGGGTCGCCTGCATGTCGACGAGCAGATGATGCAGGAAGCGCGTGATATCAAGGAGGCCACCAAGCCCGACCAGATTCTCATGGTCGTTGACGCCATGACCGGTCAGGACGTCGTGAACGTGGCTTCCGCCTTCGCCGAGCAGGTCGACTTCGACGGCGTCATCATGTCGAAGATGGACGGCGATGCTCGCGGTGGTGGCGCGCTTTCCATTCGCGAGGTAACTGGTAAGCCCATCAAGTTCATTAGCCAGGGCGAAAAGCCCGATTCGCTCGAGGAATTCCATCCCGACCGCATGGCCAAGCGCATCTTGGGCATGGGCGACGTGGTGAGCCTCATCGAATCGGCCACGAAGCTCCAGGAAGAGCAGATGGAAGCCGAGCAGACCGAGCGCATGATGAAGGCCCAGCTCAATTTGAACGACTTCCTGGAAATGAACAAGCGCGTACGCAAGATGGGTGGCATCTCCAAGCTCGTTTCCGCCTTGCCTGGTGGCGACAAGGCCCTTTCCCAGGGTCAGGTCGACACGTCGGCGCTCGATCGCATGGAGAACATCATCTTCAGCATGACGGCGGAAGAGCGTCTGCATCCCGATATCCTCAACGGCAGCCGTCGCGCACGCATCGCGCGCGGCGCTGGGGTTTCGGTCACCGAGGTAAACCAGGTGATGAAGAAGTTCAACGAAACCAAGAAGATGCTCAAGCAGATGATGCCCGCCGAGGATATGTCTTCGGGTCGCAAGGGCAAGAAGGGCAAGAAGCGCCGTCGTCGCGGTCTGCCCGGCATGCCTGGCATGAATCTGAAGGATCTCCAGAAGATTCAGGATATGCTCGACCAGTAG
- the rpsP gene encoding 30S ribosomal protein S16, whose amino-acid sequence MVKIRLARHGAKKAPYYRIVVADARSPRDGRLIDEVGRYNPNTDPSMIKIDLEKVDKWIANGAQPTDTVARLIETARKDA is encoded by the coding sequence ATGGTCAAGATTCGCCTCGCCCGTCATGGCGCTAAAAAGGCCCCGTACTACCGCATCGTTGTCGCCGACGCTCGCTCTCCTCGCGACGGTCGTCTGATCGACGAAGTTGGTCGTTATAACCCCAACACCGATCCTTCCATGATCAAGATCGATCTGGAGAAGGTCGACAAGTGGATCGCCAATGGCGCTCAGCCCACCGACACGGTTGCTCGCCTCATCGAAACCGCTCGCAAGGACGCATAA
- a CDS encoding KH domain-containing protein, giving the protein MSDQTMDLAGLVRTLVEPIVEYPGDLQVSQTESDAGILVEIALNEEDTGKVIGRQGRVIKAIRTLARAAAVRADRHVDVEIAE; this is encoded by the coding sequence ATGTCCGATCAGACTATGGATCTGGCGGGATTGGTTCGTACGCTCGTAGAGCCTATTGTTGAGTATCCTGGCGACCTGCAGGTTTCCCAGACGGAATCCGACGCAGGCATTCTCGTTGAGATCGCTCTCAACGAAGAGGATACGGGCAAGGTCATCGGTCGACAGGGTCGCGTAATCAAGGCCATCCGCACGCTTGCTCGTGCCGCTGCCGTCCGAGCCGATCGTCACGTCGATGTGGAGATTGCCGAATAA
- a CDS encoding ribosome maturation factor RimM, protein MVQAIAGLPFLLSEGMEVRFVPPTLKGPRSAFVRELFQSKGNACEVSFDGVESASDADLLIGSYCLVRRDSLPEIDYASTPSALAGWRVCDAEFGDLGEIAEVIDNPGQSLLVVRGERGEVLIPVVDEFIRSIQEEERVVGTAIPAGLLTLSESSDEDLPEDES, encoded by the coding sequence GTGGTGCAAGCCATCGCGGGGCTCCCTTTCCTGCTTTCGGAGGGTATGGAAGTGCGTTTCGTGCCTCCTACGCTGAAGGGTCCCCGGTCTGCGTTTGTGCGCGAGTTGTTTCAAAGCAAGGGCAACGCCTGCGAGGTATCGTTCGATGGTGTCGAATCGGCTTCGGACGCCGATTTGCTCATTGGGTCATATTGCCTGGTAAGGCGTGATAGTCTGCCCGAAATCGATTATGCAAGCACGCCTTCTGCACTTGCTGGGTGGCGTGTATGCGATGCCGAGTTCGGCGATTTGGGCGAAATAGCCGAAGTTATCGACAATCCCGGTCAGTCGCTTTTGGTCGTGCGCGGTGAGCGCGGCGAAGTGCTCATTCCCGTCGTCGACGAGTTCATTCGCTCGATTCAGGAAGAGGAGCGCGTGGTTGGCACCGCCATTCCTGCTGGCCTGCTCACGCTTTCCGAATCGTCCGACGAGGATCTGCCGGAGGACGAATCGTGA